The sequence CCTGTTGCTGTGCAGGGTGGCTACCGGATGTCGTTGACCGCGAATGTCGGCGGACGCCGGGTGAAGGCGTCCTGGGCGTACGTGGACGGGATACCTGGCTTGAATGGGCACTTGGATTCGTGGCTGCTGGGCGTCCTGGACACCGCAGCGGCCCCTGGCGGCGGCCGCTATCGCCCGGCGATGGCATTGAATACGTCACCGCCCCGGGTCCCGGCCCTCACAGTTTCGGCGGAGCCCGTGTTGACGGCAGGAACTGTCGTTGTCTTCCGGGAAGAAACGGTTGATACGGGCTCGGATGGATCCCGGTCCGGGAGTTCGGCGACCGTCTACGCCGACATGGTTTCGGGAGAAGTTCGTCGTGGTGCCGAGCTGCTGCGGTCAGAGGCCCTGGACGGCATCCGATCGAGGGTGACTGGTGTCCCGGCCGGCATCGCCGGCCCACCGTCGCAAGCTCTGGCTTTGAATGATGTGGTGCTGGATGTTTCCGGCGACCTTCATATCAGCACGGAGCACCCGGCAGGCCGCGGCCAGGCCAGGCAGGGAACAACCATCGGTGCGCGGGACGCCGATGCGATGTTGAGTGAGGTTGGCCGAAGAGTTTTGGGCGGGTTGCGGGCCGCTCCGGTGTCCCCGCCGGCTGTGCCGCCGGCGCAGCGACACGTCAACTGTGATCTGGTCCCGTGCGCGGCGTTGAGCTATGACGACGGACCTGATGCCAGGACAACACCCCAGCTGCTGGCCATCCTCAAAGAGAAGAACGTGCAGGCGACATTCTTCATGACCGGCTCCAACGCGACCGCCAATCCGGCCATCGCCAGGCAGGTCGCGGACGCCGGGCACAGTATAGGCAACCACACCTTCAGCCACCCTTATCTGACCAAGCTGTCGCCGGCGGCGGTCCGGAGCGAAATTGACCGGACCGATGCCGCGCTCCGGGCTGCGACGGGCTCGGTCCCGGCGTTGATGCGGCCGCCGTACGGGGCCGCGGACGCTGCAGTCCAGATGGCGGTGGGTAAGCCGTTGATTCTTTGGGCGGTCGACTCGCTCGACTGGCAGAGCAAAAACCCGGGGGTGTTTGTCCCGAAAATCCTCAAGGAAATCACCCCGGGCGCGGTGGTGCTGATGCATGATGTGGACCCCACGACGATCGCGGGCCAGCAGGAACTGATCACGACCCTGCAAACCCAGGGCTACCACCTGGTGACCGTCCCGCAGATGTTCGAAGGAACACCGCTGACTCCCGGGCATGTCTACCGGTCACGGCCGGAACGCAAATAACCGCCTGGATGGATCCCGGCCGGCCCGGGGGAGGGGGGGTCAGCCGAACAATTCGGCGCGGGCTTTCACGGCCTGGACGTATTTGGTGAAGGATTGCTGGGCATCGGGGACGGGCTTTGCGAGGAGACCGGCGAGGGGACCGGTGTGTTCTTCGGTCACGCGCAGGTGCGTCATCGCCGCTTGAGGGGAGAGGGTGAACGTCCGGACGTTCTTGTAGAGCCCGAGCGGCAGGCCGCCGGTCCAGGTCATCACCTCGCCCGGGATTTGTTCCACACGGAGCCGGTACCGGCGGTCGCCGCTGCTGGTCGTCCGGACGCGGATGGTGCTTCCGTTGCGGACCTCCCCGTCGATGTCGGTGATCCCTGAGTCCCACACGGTGTAGTTGCCCGCGTCGGTGAGGATTTCCCATACGGTGGAGCTCCGGGCGTTGATCAGTGTCGCGGCCTCAAGAATGTGCATGATGCTCACGGTAACTGCAGACACCCTCCGGACGGTGGGGTTTGGGCCGCCGGATGGTGAATATCACCCGATATGTTGCACACCTCCTGTCGGCTCACCGTTTCCGTTGGAACGAGCGCACCGCCTGGGTCACTGTGGGGTAGAAGTGCTCCGGTGTGAAGCGGGAGCCCATGCCGTATTGCAGGAGTCTATCTTTGACCGGTCCTTGAGCTCGGCGAATACCAGGTCCACGCCGTGCCGGGCCAGCCATTCGTCAAGCTGCACCAGTTCGTCCAGGGCCGTGGTGTCTATTCCCGTTACGGGTTCGGCTGCGAGCACTACGCGTTCGGTGCCTGGCGGTGCCGCGTCCGTGGTGTCCCGCACGAAGGTTCGCAGGAGGGCGCCGTTTCCGAAGAACAGCGGTGCGTCGAAGCGCAGGATCAGCAATCCGGGGATGCGGTCGCCTTCCGGATGGCGGCTCGCATCGTGGTAGCCGGGGATTCCGCGGACATCTACGAGTTCGGCGCGGTACGGGTCCCAGGCCCGCCGCAGGAAGTCCAGTATCGCGAGGCTGACGGCGACGGCGATGCCCGGGAGGACGCCCAGGACCGTGACCCCCAGGAAGGCGGCAAGCATTACCAGTGATTCGCTGCGGCTCATGCGGATGAGCCGGCGCACGCCGGCGGGGTCGGCTATTCCTGCGGCAGCGGCGATGACGATGGCGGCGAGGGTGGTTGCGGGCAGGAATTCGGTGGCGTCGGGTGCGATGCGCATGAAGCCGAGCACCAGGATGGCGCCGACAACTCCGGTGAGTTGGGTTTTTGATCCGGACTCTACCGCTACGGGCGTCCGCGAGGCGCTGGCAGAGACGGGGAAGCCTCCCAGCAGCCCGCTGGCGGCGTTCGCTGCGCCGAGGGCTGCCATTTCGTGGTTGCCGGAGACCTTGCTGTCTTCCGCCGCGGCCAAGGACTGGGACAGGGTTCCGGTGTCCACGAAGACGATCAGGGTGATGGCCGCCGCGGCCGGCAGGAGGGCCACTACATCTGCCCAGCCGAGGCCGCCGAGTGCCGGTGCCGGCAGCCCTTGCGGGAGGGCGCCGGTGACTTTGAGCTGGTCGTGGAGCCCCAGCACGGCAACGGCAACGCAGGAGGTGACGACGGCGATGAGCACGCCCCGGATCCTCCATTTCAGCATGCGGGGAATCAGGATGAGCACCAGGGAGGCCAGCCCGACCGCTACGGCGGTCGGATTGGTTTCGCCGGCAAGAACCCGGGGCGCCGCCGCAAGGAGTTTCTCCCAGGGTGATCCGCTTTCCACGGAGATCCCCAGGAGGGTGGGCAGCTGGGACACCGTGACCAGCAAGGCGATGCCGTTGAGGTAGCCGAGCCGGATGGGCTTCGAGAGCAGTCCTGTTACGAGTCCTAATCTCAGCGCCGATCCGACCAGCATCATGGCTCCGATCAGGATCGCCAGGAGGCCCGCCAGTGCGACGAATTTTTGTTCGTTGGCTGCGGCCAGTGGAACTAGGGCGGCGACGATCATCGGGGCCAGCGCGGAATCCGGTCCCAATATGAGAACGCGGGAGGGCCCCACTGCTGCGTAGACAATGAGGGGGACCACGGTGGCGTAGAGGCCGGTCACCGGCGGAAGGCCGGCCGCCTGGGCGTAGGCCATGCCCGCGGGGACCAGCACCGCGAAGAGCGCGGCGCCTGCCACCACGTCGTGCCGCAGCCACTCGATCTTGTAGCCACGCAGGACCGGCGGAAGCCGCCAAGGTCGGATCCTCCCGGAGCGGCTCATGGTCAGATCATGGCCCATCTTGTAAGGGCCCGTCACCCACGTTTGGGTCACCTTGGTGGGTGCGGGATGTCGGGACGTGCTTAGACGCGGCGACCGCGGTCTTTCTTGCGGTGTGTGCGATATGCGGTTTCGGCGTTCGTTGCGGTCCGGGTTTCCTGCTCGATCAGGGTCTGGTAGACGCCGGCGGTTCCGGGCGCGATGTCCGGTGCCGCGGCTAGCCGGAGCAGGAAATCGCGGGCAACGATCGCGTCTTGGTGGTCGCCGAGGATGCTCTGGATCCGGTGGCTGGTCTTTTCCAGGGCGTGTGCCCGTTTCCCGTGGATGGTCAGGACGGACTCGGCGGCGTGACGCAGTCGTTTGGCGTCCTTGCGCACCCGGTGGAGGGCGGTGTCGTAGCCGGGAGTTTCCCTGGCCTTGGTAGCGGCCCGATGGGCCTTATCGAGTCGTTTGGCGACCTTGTTCACGAATCGTGCGCTGGCCTTACGGGCCTTCCTGGCGGCTTTGGCCTTGGCTGGCGGGGTGTTGCGGAAGTGTTCGAGGGCGTCCAGGAGCCGGTAGTACCGGTGTGATTCCAGGGTGGTGAGGGCGTGCTGGTAGCCGGCGTTGTAGGTGGTGTCGAGCTCGTGTTCCAGCTGTCCACGGGCGGGACCGGAGGCTTCCGCCGGGGCCAGGGTGTTCAGGTTCGCGAGGATCCTTCGGCGCATTACTTCGGCGTCCCGGGGCCGGCCCAGGATCCGGCCGAGCCATTGCAGTTCCCGTTCCAACCCGGCCACGGTCTCTTTATCGAACAGGGGGCGGTAGGTCCGCAGCACCGACCGGGTCCGGCGGGCGGCCGAACGCATCTGATGCACGGTGTCGGGGTCGCCACGTCGCACCCCGGGGTCCTGGGCGAGCAGGGCACTGATTTGTGCCCCTACGTAAGCGGTCACGACGTCACGGACCGGTCCTTTCTTCCGGGCCGGGCGGGTGCCGGTGGCCTTCGTTTCCGGCCAGGATCCGCCCAGGGCACGGGCGAGCTTGGACGCGTGGGCTGAGGGGACGGCTCCGGCAGCTTTCAGCGCTGGTTTCGCGGCGGAGAAGAATTTCGGTCCGGCGTGGACGAGCTCGATCTCCCATTCGCGCCACTGCGATTCCGGGCCCGTATCGCGCAGCGGGACGGCATGGACCACGTCGTCCGTGAAATCCGCGAGATGTTCACCGGCCGCCCCGTGCAGGGCGTAGGTGGTGCGCCGGGTGGAGAGCCGGGCAACGGGGGAGAGGTCGCGGCCGCGGGTGATGGCCGCGAGCCGGTCGAGCAGTTCCGCCGGGACATGGTCGGGCTGTCCGAGCGGACTGTGAATTTCGGTGCGGCTGTCCGGGCCGGCGGGCAGTTTTAGGTGCCATCCAGGGTCGACACCGCCCGTGCGCCGGCGCAACGTCATGCCCCGGGCCGCGAGCTCCAAGGTGCCGGTGTCGTAATAGACAGCCTCCAACGACCTCTCGGAGGCCGCCCCGGCCTCCTCAACACCGGGGATCGAGGTCAGCTCCGGTATCCCGGGGCCGGGACCTGGATCGTACTTGCGCTCCGTTTCGGTGCTGTCCCCCGCTGTCATGCCCGGCCTCCCGACCCGGCCTTGGGTACAGGCTGTGATGGATGAATGTTGGCCACTGTACGCCTCCATAGTCTTGGCGCGGGCAACAACGGACCCCGCAGCGCGCCTTCTGCGCCGGCCGTGCACCGATTCTAGGGCCAGGCCCACGGGGCGACCAGTGCCGAAACTCCCGGAACCCGGGGCCACCGCCGGGGTGATCATCGGGTGGTCGACCCGCCCGGGAATCGGTCTATTCGATAGCGAAATCTCGTGCCCGTAGGGTTGAACTCGAAAGCCTGTCGGTCCCCCCACCGGCGGGCTTTCCTCGCCACCAGCTGCTGGTTGCTCTTCCAGGCGGGCGCGTCCGGGGCGTCGAAGTTTTTCCTCTGCACTGACCCGGCCGGGGCCCGTAGTCAGCGGCTACTCTTGGGTACCAAGGACGTCGGCCCGTGATCAGGACAGTGGGGTGGGGATGGATAATGCTCAACAGCTATGGCGGACCGACGCCGCCACCCTGCGTGACTACATCGTTGATGCCACAGCGGCGCGGGCGAGAATCCCCGTGTGCCCGGATCCCGAGAAATTATGGCTGATGACGCTGCTCGGTCAGGAGGAACAGGCACTGGAGGAAGGGCTGGCCCTGCTGAGGAGCTCGGCAGAGCCGTTGGAGTTGCTTCTTGTTCTGGCCGGTATCCTGCAACGACGCTACCTGTGGGGTGACGCCGCCCGGCTCCACGAACAGGCCCTTCGTCTTGCCGGGACCCCGGTCCGGGAAGCGAGGGTCCGGCATCAGATTGGTCTGCGGTTGTTTGACGAAGCCCTCTACCGTGATGCGGCGGCGGAGTTTCAATGGGCCAGTGACCTCTATCGGGTCAGGGGCAAAACGGAACTCGCCGCGGCCTCGGATGCTGCCATGCACCGGGCCTGGCAGCTCGCCGCCGCCCAGCTGGACTACTTCCGGTCCCCGGGATCCAGCCCGAACCCCGGGCCCTGATCCCGGACCATCGGAGCGTTATGCACACCGGAGGTCACTGATCGCTTACTGTTCACCTGGAATTCGTTGTCTGACGACGGGGTTCTGCACGACGATAATGCGACGGTGTCTGCGCCGCACTACAGGGATGGGAACTCGCATCCCCAGCGTTCGGGGCAGGTGCCAAGAAAGGCGGGACTGGCTCCCGGTCTCAGCCAATGGGGGAGCCGGTCCCGCTGAAACCATCCGGACCACCGGATCGCAGCGGGGCCCAGCCGCAGAGGGGCAGTAACTGATACCGCAGCGGTACGCGGGCCGTGATGATCGTGGACCGGGATCCACGGTCCTGGATGCCCGATGGCCCGTCCAGGGGCTGATTCCCGCGCCAAATGGGCTTTTCGTAGTCCGCGCGGGTCAACGTGTGGTACCGGCTAGAGGTGAGTGATGTCGAACTCGGTCAGGTCCAGGAGTCGTTGGGGCCCGCCCGGGCGGTCGGTGATCCAGAACAGTTCGTGTCCGGGAGCGATCCGGATGACCTGCCCTCGATGGGCTATGGCACCGCCATATGCCGCCTCGATATGATCCCCGCAGGTGAGGTCTGCAGTGGAGCGCACGGCGCGCCCTTTGGGGGTTGCGGGCGGGAATTCCGTGGTTTTCATGCGTCCAGCATGCCGCGGAAAGGTTGCAGCCCGGTATCCGCAGCATTAATGGGCCGATAGGGGGAGCAGCCCTTTGCGTTCGAGGGAATCTGCAGCATGGCGGGCGTCAGAATTGCAGTCTTGCAACATCTCTCGATCGGAGCTGACAATCCTTGAATGGGAGTCAATGAAGAATTGCGGGCACTCAGCCATGTGGTGGACCGGCTCGTCGATAAGTATCCGGCTGTCCCGCGGGAGCATATCGAGGACATCGTGCAGCAGGAGCACCGATTGTTGGATGCAGGCAGGGTACGGGACTACGTGCCGATTCTGGTTGAGCATGCGGCAAAAGACAGGCTGAACCGCTGACGGCGCCGGCACTTATCGGCGAGTGAAAAATTGTCCCCGGGAACCCATGCCATTCAACGGCGGGGTTCTACCCCTGCCGGGTCGGACGGCCGTTGTCCGGGGCGAGAGGAGCCACCAACGGTGAGAATGCGCCGCGCATTTGCAGGGCGTGCGTTCGGAAACGTCCGCGGAAAAACCATCTTCGAGACACCTGCAGATAACCCTGCCCCGAGACCATAGGTCTTGGGGGTGCCCTTCGGACCTGAAAGGACGAACCATGATCGATGAACCTGGTGTTATCGACTCGTGCCACGACCTACTGCTCCAACCGGACAAAAATCGTTCGAGAGGGTCCGCCCCCGCTGATGCTGGCGATGAAGAGTCCGGACGACTCCTCATCCAGCAGCAACCGCGGCGAAGGAAACGGAGGCCGGCTGTATGACACACGACGCCGCCGGGAAGGACCTGCCGGAGCGCTACGGCCTGCTCCGTCCCGGCGTGATCCTCACCGCCCGCGCGCTCTTCAAGGGCTGGGCGATCACCACAAGCCTATGGTTGATGGGCCTGTATGCCGTCCTGGCTGTGACCACGCAGGGGTTCTGGTTTTAACCTGGGCCTGATGGTGCTGGTGTACGGGTACGGCGTCTCCTTCGTCATCGGCGTGCCCTTGGGCTGGATCCTTGGACGCCTGCTCCGGCCCGTCCGGAACCAGTGGACCCACCTGGGCGCGTTCTTCATCGTCCCAACGCTCTGCTTTTGCGCATTGGGGTCCCTGATTGGGTTTTGCTGGACACCGGAGGCTCTGGGGCTCTGAACTACCGTCGGACTGGCCGCCGCCGCCGGGCGTCTGGCCGTCTGGAAAGACGTCGTGGTCCGGTGAGCATCTGGGAGCACCTGAGCATTGCTGTCCGCCCTGGCCGCAACTCATGTGTAACACTTCATGGCATGGACGATCCCAGAAGCCGTATCCTGCCGCTCCTGCGTCAAGGTGAAAGGCTTCTGTGGGTCGGTCAGCCGGATCCGCGGGTCCGCTTTACCGGCGCGGATGCCTTACTGGTGCCGTTCAGTATTCTCTGGGGTGGGTTCGCAGCGTTTTGGGAGTTCATGGTTGTGACCACGGCTAAGGAGCCCTTTTTCATGCTGTGGGGCATCCCCTTCGTACTGGTGGGCCTCTAATTCATCTTCGGTAGGTTCATCTATAAGAAGCGGCGGAAGCTGCGCACGGTGTACGGCCTTACCGATCGCCGGGCGATCGTCTGCACGGGAAACAATTCCGTATCTGATTCGCCCGTCAACGGCATGCCTACCAGGTCGATCGGTCCAAGGACGGCCGGCATGTGAGCGTCACTTTCGGGTCTCAGGGCATGGCCGGGGCGTTCGGCATGGGGATGTACCAGAACACTGGGATGGACTTTTTCAGCCTAGGCATGGG comes from Pseudarthrobacter sp. NIBRBAC000502770 and encodes:
- a CDS encoding polysaccharide deacetylase family protein, which translates into the protein MDSWLLGVLDTAAAPGGGRYRPAMALNTSPPRVPALTVSAEPVLTAGTVVVFREETVDTGSDGSRSGSSATVYADMVSGEVRRGAELLRSEALDGIRSRVTGVPAGIAGPPSQALALNDVVLDVSGDLHISTEHPAGRGQARQGTTIGARDADAMLSEVGRRVLGGLRAAPVSPPAVPPAQRHVNCDLVPCAALSYDDGPDARTTPQLLAILKEKNVQATFFMTGSNATANPAIARQVADAGHSIGNHTFSHPYLTKLSPAAVRSEIDRTDAALRAATGSVPALMRPPYGAADAAVQMAVGKPLILWAVDSLDWQSKNPGVFVPKILKEITPGAVVLMHDVDPTTIAGQQELITTLQTQGYHLVTVPQMFEGTPLTPGHVYRSRPERK
- a CDS encoding SRPBCC domain-containing protein, whose amino-acid sequence is MHILEAATLINARSSTVWEILTDAGNYTVWDSGITDIDGEVRNGSTIRVRTTSSGDRRYRLRVEQIPGEVMTWTGGLPLGLYKNVRTFTLSPQAAMTHLRVTEEHTGPLAGLLAKPVPDAQQSFTKYVQAVKARAELFG
- a CDS encoding SulP family inorganic anion transporter, which produces MSRSGRIRPWRLPPVLRGYKIEWLRHDVVAGAALFAVLVPAGMAYAQAAGLPPVTGLYATVVPLIVYAAVGPSRVLILGPDSALAPMIVAALVPLAAANEQKFVALAGLLAILIGAMMLVGSALRLGLVTGLLSKPIRLGYLNGIALLVTVSQLPTLLGISVESGSPWEKLLAAAPRVLAGETNPTAVAVGLASLVLILIPRMLKWRIRGVLIAVVTSCVAVAVLGLHDQLKVTGALPQGLPAPALGGLGWADVVALLPAAAAITLIVFVDTGTLSQSLAAAEDSKVSGNHEMAALGAANAASGLLGGFPVSASASRTPVAVESGSKTQLTGVVGAILVLGFMRIAPDATEFLPATTLAAIVIAAAAGIADPAGVRRLIRMSRSESLVMLAAFLGVTVLGVLPGIAVAVSLAILDFLRRAWDPYRAELVDVRGIPGYHDASRHPEGDRIPGLLILRFDAPLFFGNGALLRTFVRDTTDAAPPGTERVVLAAEPVTGIDTTALDELVQLDEWLARHGVDLVFAELKDRSKIDSCNTAWAPASHRSTSTPQ
- a CDS encoding CYTH and CHAD domain-containing protein; this encodes MTAGDSTETERKYDPGPGPGIPELTSIPGVEEAGAASERSLEAVYYDTGTLELAARGMTLRRRTGGVDPGWHLKLPAGPDSRTEIHSPLGQPDHVPAELLDRLAAITRGRDLSPVARLSTRRTTYALHGAAGEHLADFTDDVVHAVPLRDTGPESQWREWEIELVHAGPKFFSAAKPALKAAGAVPSAHASKLARALGGSWPETKATGTRPARKKGPVRDVVTAYVGAQISALLAQDPGVRRGDPDTVHQMRSAARRTRSVLRTYRPLFDKETVAGLERELQWLGRILGRPRDAEVMRRRILANLNTLAPAEASGPARGQLEHELDTTYNAGYQHALTTLESHRYYRLLDALEHFRNTPPAKAKAARKARKASARFVNKVAKRLDKAHRAATKARETPGYDTALHRVRKDAKRLRHAAESVLTIHGKRAHALEKTSHRIQSILGDHQDAIVARDFLLRLAAAPDIAPGTAGVYQTLIEQETRTATNAETAYRTHRKKDRGRRV
- a CDS encoding three-helix bundle dimerization domain-containing protein, whose translation is MGVNEELRALSHVVDRLVDKYPAVPREHIEDIVQQEHRLLDAGRVRDYVPILVEHAAKDRLNR